The genomic DNA gtgtgtattagtgagtgtgtgtgagtgtgtgtattagtgagtgtgtgtgagtgtattagtgagtgtgtgtgtgtgtgtgtattagtgagtgagtgtgagtgtgtgtattagtgagtgtgtgtgagtgtattagtgagtgtgtgtgtgtgtgtattagtgagtgtgtgtgtattagtgagtgagtgtgagtgtgtgtattagtgagtgagtgtgagtgtgtgtattagtgagtgtgtgtgagtgtgtgtgtattagtgagtgtgtgtgagtgtattagtgagtgtgtgtgtgtgtgtattagtgagtgtgtgtgagtgtattagtgagtgtgtgtgtgtgtgtattagtgagtgtgtgtgagtgtgtgtattagtgagtgtgtgtgagtgtattagtgagtgtgtgtgtgtgtattagtgagtgtgtgtgtattagtgagtgtgtgtgtgtgtgtattagtgagtgtgtgtgagtgtgtgtgtattagtgagtgtgtgtgtgtgtgtattagtgagtgtgtgtgtgtgtgtgtgtattagtgagtgtgtgtgtgtgtgtgtattagtgagtgtgtgtgtgtgtgtattagtgagtgtgtgtgtgtgtgtgtgtattagtgagtgtgtgttaaaaCCCAAACTTGTTCCCAATGTGCAGGTTTGAGAACGAGTTGTCGATGCACCAGTCGGTGGAGGCCGACATCGCCGggctgaagatgctgctgggagaactgggagcAGTCAAGACGGACCTGAGCATGCAGATCGACTCTCTGAAGGACGAGCTGGACTCCATGAAGAGCAACCACCTGGAGGTTCTGCCACCTCCCTGCTCCCACTGTCGAATCCTTATTATGAAGCTAACGATAGTTAGCATCTATCGTCACGTTAGCCTGATAGACCATGTGTAGGTAGAAGTGGGCGTGGTTAACTAGACTGCCAGGACTCTAAAACACTGTTGAAGAGGTTTGGTTCTAAAGCAGAAGCTCCTCCCACTTGTGTCATCACCTGACTGAGTTCCACCTTTGACCTCACGCAGGATCTGGCAGCCATGAGAGCTCAGATGAGCGGTCAGGTGAATGTGGAAGTGGACGCAACcccccagcaggacctccagaaggttctggatGACATCCGAGAACACTACGAGACGGTTGCCGCCAAGAACCGCAGAGACCTGGAGAACTGGTACCAGGCCAAGGTTGGGAGAGGCTCGGGCTCAGGGTGGGTCAGAGCTGCGGGTCAGTGCTAACGTGGCTTTGATGTTGTCAGTCAGAGACGCTCTCGCAGGAGGTGGTGACCACAGAGCAGACGCTGAAGTCCTCCACCATGGAGGTGAAGGCGGTGAAGACTCAGCTTCAGGCTCTGGAGATCGAGCTCCAGTCACAGCTCAGCATGGTGAGCACGGCGCTAGCACGCGCTAAACTGAGGAGGCCACGCCTTCACTGCTCAACTTTTGTTTGCTGGTTTGTGAATTCATCGAGATCATTTTCCAAATGAACGAAGGAGAAACATCTGATGCCTCCAGGGGCCGGGGCAACCTTCcagctagctgctgctacaCAGCTAACAGTTAGCATCAGTTGGCGCTTCGCCCCTAGAACATGTCGGCGAATGCTGAGTTACCGTGATTTAAGGTTTATTTCTTCTGGGGTTTAAAATATGAGGACGAGCAGATGCCAGATTTGTAATTTAGTGGTTCCGAGGTGGTTTTTACCACGACTGGTCGATCTGCTCTTGTCCTCCCACAGAAAGCGTCTCTGGAAGCCACCCTGGCTGATACCAGGAACCGGTTCGCCATGCAGCTGAACGGCTACCAGATGCAGGTGAGTCCCGGTCACGCGTgagcctccttcagctgctctgaGCCTAGAATCACCTGCGTCTCCACAGGTGTCCAgcatggaggagcagctgacgCAGCTCAGGGCCGACCTGGAGCGCCAGAGACAGGACTACCAGATCCTGCTGGACATCAAGaccaggctggagctggagatcgcagagTACCGCCGGCTGCTGGACGGGGAGGGAGTCAGGTGATTCAGCCAGAGAGATCTGGTAATCAATGATCAACTAGAGcgatgacatcactgctgcttGTCTCCTGTAGAGGTTTGTCCTTAAACGAGACCATGGTGGAGGCCCAGTGAGGTGGGACGCCAAGAACTCCTCCTCAGCTGACACGTTCTTCCTGTCTGATGGGTCGGAAGCGTTTTCTGTCAGTTCTTGGAAATAAAAGTCACCTGGAATCACCAAAGTCCCagaatttcattaaaaacacttcaATAAAGCCGATCAATGTGT from Takifugu rubripes chromosome 5, fTakRub1.2, whole genome shotgun sequence includes the following:
- the LOC101071430 gene encoding keratin, type I cytoskeletal 13-like, whose product is MSMTTSRTSIRGGAYAPGRVSYGGMSSFSVVGGAGGVGVKASQASRSFSSGLGLGSGSGSGSAGGSSFVVSTDDSLLGNEKFAMQNLNDRLATYLEKVRSLEKANGELELKIRQYIENRVGPSVRDYSEFFVTIADLQGKIQDAIVAKGSVVLSVDNAKLAQDDFRLKFENELSMHQSVEADIAGLKMLLGELGAVKTDLSMQIDSLKDELDSMKSNHLEDLAAMRAQMSGQVNVEVDATPQQDLQKVLDDIREHYETVAAKNRRDLENWYQAKSETLSQEVVTTEQTLKSSTMEVKAVKTQLQALEIELQSQLSMKASLEATLADTRNRFAMQLNGYQMQVSSMEEQLTQLRADLERQRQDYQILLDIKTRLELEIAEYRRLLDGEGVRGLSLNETMVEAQ